A genome region from Aestuariivirga litoralis includes the following:
- a CDS encoding phosphodiester glycosidase family protein — protein MTLIRLAVAALLTLAFAASASAECKGMSRDGQNYTVCTFDTRKEKISIFNLDGNGQPYGSFLSLERGLEAQGQKLWFAMNGGMFGNDLKPVGLYVEGGKVLHKINRRNGAGNFHMKPNGVFYVAGQKAGVMESDAFIKSGIKPDYATQSGPMLVINGAIHPKISASGTSMKIRNGVGMIDDHTIAFVISDGFVTFHEFAALFLDGLKCKNALFLDGSVSSLYAPEIGRSDFLAPLGPMVAVTAAQ, from the coding sequence ATGACACTGATCCGGCTGGCCGTTGCGGCGCTGCTTACTCTGGCTTTCGCGGCTTCGGCCTCGGCGGAATGCAAAGGCATGTCGCGTGACGGGCAGAATTACACGGTCTGCACGTTCGATACGCGCAAGGAAAAAATCTCGATCTTTAATCTCGACGGCAATGGCCAGCCTTACGGCAGTTTCCTCAGCCTTGAGCGCGGGCTGGAAGCGCAGGGACAAAAGTTGTGGTTTGCCATGAATGGCGGCATGTTCGGCAACGACCTGAAGCCCGTTGGCCTTTACGTTGAAGGCGGAAAGGTGCTGCACAAGATCAACCGCCGCAATGGCGCGGGCAATTTCCACATGAAGCCCAATGGGGTGTTTTATGTGGCCGGCCAAAAGGCTGGCGTGATGGAGAGCGACGCTTTCATCAAGAGCGGCATCAAGCCCGATTATGCCACACAATCCGGGCCGATGCTGGTGATCAATGGTGCCATCCATCCGAAAATTTCGGCCAGCGGTACGTCGATGAAGATCCGCAATGGCGTGGGCATGATTGATGATCATACGATTGCCTTCGTGATCAGCGATGGGTTTGTCACTTTCCATGAATTTGCTGCCCTTTTTCTGGACGGGCTGAAATGCAAGAATGCGCTGTTCCTGGATGGCTCGGTTTCGAGTCTTTATGCGCCGGAAATCGGGCGCAGTGATTTCCTCGCACCGCTCGGGCCTATGGTGGCGGTGACAGCGGCGCAATAA
- a CDS encoding invasion associated locus B family protein: MTFKTKILFTALCASFVFSTAARAEDPVSLGKSDDWEAFTYHQDGAPVCYVMSAPKKSESDKKNAKRDPAYFMITHFAGKKVKGQISTNIGYAFKESSIVNLKVDAQNFELYTNGDSAWAADANTEVKVVKAMKTSKSSTFTVAGTSFRGTQTVDTYSLAGIDQALAKIDTTCK; this comes from the coding sequence ATGACGTTCAAGACAAAAATTCTCTTCACGGCACTTTGTGCCAGTTTCGTTTTCTCCACCGCAGCGCGGGCTGAAGACCCGGTTTCGCTGGGCAAATCCGATGATTGGGAGGCTTTCACCTATCATCAGGATGGCGCACCCGTGTGCTATGTGATGTCAGCACCGAAGAAATCCGAATCTGACAAGAAGAATGCCAAGCGCGACCCGGCCTATTTCATGATCACGCATTTTGCGGGCAAGAAAGTGAAGGGGCAGATTTCCACCAACATAGGCTATGCCTTCAAGGAAAGCTCGATCGTGAACCTCAAGGTCGATGCCCAGAATTTCGAGCTTTATACCAATGGCGATTCCGCCTGGGCCGCCGATGCCAACACCGAAGTCAAGGTGGTGAAGGCGATGAAGACGTCCAAGTCCAGCACCTTTACCGTGGCCGGCACCAGCTTCCGCGGCACGCAGACGGTGGACACTTATTCCCTCGCTGGCATTGACCAAGCGCTGGCGAAGATCGATACCACTTGCAAATGA
- a CDS encoding YggT family protein gives MNPFIWLLLEIISIYRWVLIATIVLSWLLAFNIINYGNQFVRQVDQVLRVLTEPVLAPIRRILPSISGLDFSPIVLFILLAFLEQAVIYYLLPLMQ, from the coding sequence ATGAATCCCTTTATCTGGCTGCTTCTCGAAATCATCTCGATCTATCGCTGGGTGTTGATCGCCACCATCGTGTTGAGCTGGCTGCTGGCTTTCAACATCATCAATTACGGCAACCAGTTTGTGCGCCAGGTGGACCAAGTGCTGCGCGTGCTGACTGAGCCGGTGCTGGCCCCCATCCGCCGCATCCTGCCTTCGATTTCGGGGCTGGATTTTTCGCCCATCGTGCTGTTCATTCTTCTGGCGTTCCTTGAACAGGCCGTCATCTACTACCTATTGCCGCTGATGCAATAA
- a CDS encoding ester cyclase, with product MKLSLTTLVASLALTMAPAAVMAKTTVPASIMAQLKAYQNAEATTKSYIKTFDNLDFDVYSNQKWDRLKESHSADVLVHYPDGSTTKGLDAHIAALKPFFVFSPDHKVVAHPVKFGTGVWTGVIGTIEGSFSQPMDLGGGKTLAPTGKHFTLSMSTIGHWTKAGVMDEEYLFWDNASLMSQIQ from the coding sequence ATGAAACTCTCACTCACCACCCTGGTCGCTTCCCTGGCCCTCACCATGGCTCCCGCAGCTGTCATGGCCAAGACGACTGTGCCGGCCTCAATCATGGCTCAGCTTAAGGCCTACCAGAACGCTGAAGCGACTACGAAGTCCTACATCAAGACCTTCGACAACCTGGATTTCGATGTCTATTCGAACCAGAAGTGGGACCGCCTGAAGGAAAGCCATTCGGCTGACGTGCTCGTACATTATCCCGACGGCTCCACCACCAAGGGCCTGGATGCTCATATCGCTGCGCTCAAGCCGTTCTTCGTGTTCTCTCCTGATCACAAGGTTGTTGCCCATCCGGTCAAGTTCGGCACAGGCGTCTGGACCGGCGTGATCGGCACCATCGAAGGCAGCTTCAGTCAGCCTATGGATCTTGGCGGCGGCAAGACGCTAGCTCCGACTGGCAAGCACTTCACCCTCTCGATGTCGACCATCGGTCATTGGACCAAGGCCGGCGTGATGGATGAAGAATACCTCTTCTGGGACAACGCCTCTCTGATGTCGCAAATCCAGTAA
- a CDS encoding twin transmembrane helix small protein — MTSNLIIAVALGAVFIVLVLGLFNMMRGGSASRSQNLMRWRVGLQFAAILIVLAIVWLRSKS; from the coding sequence ATGACCAGCAATCTCATCATCGCCGTAGCCCTCGGTGCCGTCTTCATCGTGCTCGTACTGGGCCTGTTCAACATGATGCGCGGCGGCTCAGCCAGCCGCAGCCAGAACCTGATGCGCTGGCGCGTGGGGCTTCAGTTCGCAGCCATCCTGATCGTGCTCGCCATCGTCTGGCTGCGTAGTAAGTCTTGA
- a CDS encoding DoxX family protein, which produces MTHADFIPYATLLLRVSLGVLFLAHGLLKLLVFKPAGTAAYFKSLGLPGFVAYMTIAAELGGGMLLLLGVATTLVALALIPLIIGTIVTVHGAKGWMFSNEGGGWEFPAFWALALLIQSLLGSGATSLGASVGLGWLS; this is translated from the coding sequence ATGACACATGCTGACTTCATTCCCTACGCGACACTGCTATTGCGCGTCTCTCTCGGCGTGCTCTTCCTGGCCCATGGCCTGCTGAAGCTGCTTGTATTCAAGCCCGCCGGCACGGCCGCCTACTTCAAGTCCCTGGGCCTGCCTGGCTTTGTCGCTTACATGACTATCGCAGCCGAACTCGGCGGCGGCATGCTGCTACTCCTAGGGGTCGCGACCACCCTGGTCGCGCTCGCGCTCATCCCGCTCATCATTGGCACAATCGTTACGGTCCATGGCGCCAAGGGCTGGATGTTCAGCAATGAAGGTGGCGGTTGGGAATTTCCGGCTTTCTGGGCTCTTGCCCTGCTGATCCAGTCGCTTCTTGGCAGTGGCGCTACGTCACTTGGCGCTTCGGTTGGTCTCGGCTGGCTTTCGTGA
- a CDS encoding argininosuccinate synthase: MATKPKKVVLAYSGGLDTSIILKWLQTEYGCEVVTFTADLGQGGEIEPARKKAEAMGIKQIYIEDVREEFVRDFVFPMFRANALYEGVYLLGTSIARPLIAKRLIEIAAETGADAVAHGATGKGNDQVRFELTAYALNPDIKVIAPWREWQFKSRTDLIDFAEKNQIQVTKDKRGDAPFSVDANLLHSSSEGKVLEDPWVEPPAIVYQRTIAPEDAPDKATYVEIEFLKGDPIAIDGKAMSPATLLTELNRLGHDNGIGRLDLVENRFVGMKSRGVYETPGGSILSVAHRAMESLTLDREAAHLKDSLMPKYAELIYYGFWFAPEREMLQAMIDKASENVEGTVRLKLYKGNVIVVGRKSTKSLYNNELVTFEDDRGAYDQKDAAGFIRLNALRLRTLAARKRNT, encoded by the coding sequence ATGGCTACCAAACCCAAGAAAGTCGTCCTTGCCTATTCGGGCGGGCTTGATACTTCGATCATTTTGAAATGGCTTCAGACCGAATATGGCTGCGAGGTTGTCACCTTCACTGCCGATCTGGGGCAGGGCGGCGAGATCGAGCCGGCGCGCAAGAAGGCCGAAGCGATGGGGATCAAGCAGATCTACATCGAAGATGTGCGCGAGGAATTCGTGCGCGATTTTGTTTTCCCGATGTTCCGCGCCAATGCACTTTACGAAGGTGTTTATCTGTTGGGCACGTCGATCGCGCGGCCGCTGATCGCCAAGCGCCTGATCGAGATTGCTGCCGAAACCGGCGCTGATGCCGTGGCCCATGGCGCCACCGGCAAGGGCAATGATCAGGTACGTTTTGAACTCACGGCTTACGCGCTGAACCCCGATATCAAGGTGATCGCACCCTGGCGTGAATGGCAATTCAAAAGCCGCACGGACCTGATCGACTTTGCTGAGAAGAACCAAATCCAGGTGACCAAGGACAAGCGCGGCGATGCGCCGTTCTCGGTCGATGCCAATCTCTTGCACTCCTCGTCTGAAGGCAAAGTGCTGGAAGACCCGTGGGTGGAGCCGCCCGCCATCGTCTATCAGCGCACCATTGCGCCGGAAGATGCGCCCGACAAGGCAACCTATGTCGAGATCGAATTCCTGAAGGGCGACCCCATCGCCATCGATGGCAAGGCCATGTCTCCGGCCACACTGCTGACCGAGCTTAATCGCCTCGGCCATGACAATGGCATTGGCAGGCTTGATCTGGTCGAGAACCGTTTCGTCGGCATGAAATCGCGCGGCGTTTATGAAACGCCGGGCGGCTCAATCCTGTCGGTTGCGCACCGCGCCATGGAAAGCCTGACGCTGGACCGCGAAGCGGCGCATCTCAAAGATTCGCTGATGCCGAAATATGCCGAGCTGATCTATTACGGCTTCTGGTTCGCGCCGGAGCGCGAGATGCTGCAGGCGATGATCGACAAGGCGTCTGAGAATGTCGAAGGCACGGTGCGCCTCAAGCTCTACAAGGGCAATGTGATCGTGGTGGGCCGCAAGTCCACGAAGTCGCTCTATAACAATGAGCTGGTGACCTTCGAGGACGACCGCGGTGCATATGACCAGAAGGACGCGGCGGGCTTTATTCGCTTGAACGCCCTGCGCCTGCGCACGCTGGCGGCGCGGAAGCGGAATACTTAA
- a CDS encoding VOC family protein, whose product MTKYRIPGNFKLGHVHLKVANLDRAIAFYDDVLGFDLNFNMGDFAFLSAGGYHHQIGLNTWESKDGNPPGDNTSGLYHFALNYPERKDLANIVKRLVDKDYPIDGSADHTSHLAVYLRDPDGNGIELAWDRPPETWARWRGNLTRAKIGQLNSPLNLNELIAEADEEDLA is encoded by the coding sequence ATGACGAAATACAGAATTCCCGGTAACTTCAAGCTTGGCCATGTCCATCTGAAGGTTGCCAACTTGGATCGAGCCATCGCCTTCTATGATGATGTTTTGGGTTTTGATCTGAACTTCAACATGGGCGACTTCGCCTTCTTGTCGGCAGGTGGCTATCACCACCAAATTGGCCTGAATACCTGGGAAAGCAAAGATGGCAACCCGCCCGGCGACAACACGTCGGGGCTTTACCATTTCGCTCTGAATTATCCCGAACGAAAAGACCTCGCGAACATCGTCAAACGCCTTGTCGACAAGGACTACCCGATCGACGGCAGTGCTGACCACACCAGCCATCTCGCTGTTTACCTCCGTGATCCGGACGGTAACGGCATCGAGCTTGCCTGGGATCGTCCCCCTGAAACCTGGGCCCGTTGGCGGGGCAATCTGACACGCGCGAAGATCGGCCAGCTGAACAGCCCGTTGAATCTCAATGAGCTGATTGCCGAGGCCGACGAAGAAGACTTAGCCTAA
- the typA gene encoding translational GTPase TypA produces the protein MNLRNIAIIAHVDHGKTTLIDRLLSQSGTFRDNQKVAERAMDSNDLEKERGITILAKVTSVQWKDTRINIVDTPGHADFGGEVERILNMVDGAALLVDAAEGPMPQTKFVLQKALKLGLKPIVVINKIDRPDQRFQEVVNEVFDLFAALDATDEQLDFPIIYGSAKLGWMSHKPEKEEDNMAALFDTIVSHVRPPIVEEGPFRMLVTTIEANPFLGRVLTGRIRSGSIKANQAVKALGREGNIAESGRISKVLAFRGLERLPVDEAFAGDIIAISGLTIATVADTIADPAVTEPIQAQPIDPPTLTMTFRINDGPLAGKEGDKVQSRVIRDRLLREAEGNVALKVTASETETDAFEVAGRGELQLGILIEVMRREGFELTVGRPRVVFKTDEATGERLEPIEEVVIDVDEEHTGVVVQKLSERRAAMRDMRPSGHGRQRIVFHAPTRGLIGYQGELMSDTRGTAIMNRLFHEYAPFVGDIPGRHTGALLSNSDGEAVAYAIFNLQDRGPMFIEHGTKVYQGMIIGEHTRGNDLELNVIKGKKLSNVRSKGAEEAVVLTPPIKMSLEKALAYVGEDELVEITPKSIRLRKIHLDPNERKRLSRAKEAAE, from the coding sequence ATGAATTTGCGCAACATTGCCATCATTGCCCACGTTGACCACGGCAAGACCACTTTGATCGACCGCCTGCTGTCGCAGTCCGGCACCTTCCGCGACAACCAGAAGGTTGCCGAGCGTGCGATGGACTCGAACGATCTCGAAAAAGAGCGTGGCATTACCATTCTCGCCAAGGTCACTTCGGTGCAGTGGAAAGACACGCGCATCAACATCGTCGACACGCCCGGCCACGCCGATTTCGGCGGCGAAGTTGAACGCATTCTCAACATGGTGGACGGTGCTGCGCTTCTCGTCGACGCCGCTGAAGGCCCGATGCCGCAGACCAAGTTCGTGCTGCAAAAGGCCCTGAAGCTCGGCCTCAAGCCAATCGTGGTGATCAACAAGATCGACCGCCCGGACCAGCGCTTCCAGGAAGTGGTGAATGAGGTGTTTGATCTCTTTGCCGCACTCGATGCCACCGATGAGCAGCTTGATTTCCCGATCATTTACGGTTCTGCCAAGCTGGGCTGGATGTCGCACAAGCCGGAAAAAGAAGAAGACAACATGGCGGCGCTGTTCGACACCATCGTGTCGCATGTGCGGCCACCCATCGTGGAAGAAGGCCCGTTCCGCATGCTGGTGACGACGATTGAAGCCAATCCGTTCCTGGGCCGCGTGCTCACCGGGCGCATCCGTTCGGGTTCGATCAAGGCCAACCAGGCCGTGAAGGCCTTGGGCCGTGAAGGCAACATTGCTGAAAGTGGCCGCATTTCAAAAGTTCTGGCCTTCCGTGGCCTTGAACGCCTGCCGGTGGATGAAGCTTTTGCCGGCGACATTATTGCCATCTCCGGCCTCACCATCGCCACCGTGGCCGATACGATTGCTGACCCTGCCGTGACTGAGCCGATCCAGGCGCAGCCGATTGATCCGCCGACTTTGACCATGACCTTCCGCATCAATGACGGCCCGCTGGCTGGCAAAGAAGGCGACAAGGTGCAGAGCCGCGTGATCCGTGACCGCCTGCTGCGCGAAGCTGAAGGCAATGTGGCGCTGAAGGTCACGGCATCTGAAACTGAAACCGATGCTTTCGAAGTGGCAGGCCGTGGCGAATTGCAGCTTGGCATTCTCATTGAAGTGATGCGCCGCGAAGGTTTCGAGCTCACCGTGGGCCGCCCGCGCGTGGTGTTCAAGACCGATGAAGCCACCGGCGAAAGGCTGGAGCCGATTGAAGAAGTCGTCATCGACGTGGACGAAGAACATACTGGCGTGGTGGTGCAGAAGCTTTCCGAACGCCGCGCCGCGATGCGCGACATGCGCCCCTCGGGCCATGGCCGCCAGCGTATCGTGTTCCACGCGCCAACGCGCGGCCTCATCGGCTATCAAGGCGAATTGATGAGCGACACGCGCGGCACAGCGATCATGAACCGCCTGTTCCACGAATATGCGCCTTTCGTGGGCGACATTCCCGGCCGCCACACGGGTGCGCTGCTGTCGAATTCGGATGGCGAGGCCGTGGCCTATGCCATTTTCAACCTGCAGGACCGCGGGCCGATGTTCATTGAACATGGCACCAAGGTTTATCAGGGCATGATCATTGGCGAGCACACGCGCGGCAATGATCTTGAGCTGAATGTGATCAAGGGCAAGAAGCTCTCCAACGTGCGTTCCAAGGGTGCAGAAGAAGCTGTTGTACTCACGCCACCGATCAAGATGTCGCTGGAAAAGGCGCTGGCTTACGTGGGCGAAGACGAACTCGTGGAAATCACGCCGAAGTCGATCCGGCTGCGCAAGATCCATCTCGATCCGAACGAGCGCAAGCGCTTGAGCCGCGCCAAGGAAGCGGCGGAGTAA
- a CDS encoding LysR family transcriptional regulator, producing MADRLKGIEVFTRAMNEGGLSAASRSLGISPAMAAKHMDALEARLGVTLVHRTTRKLSLTEAGRRFLDEATRLLAELSDAEAEASASTMAVEGLLRVAVPVSFGTINIAPILPAFSARYPLLTVELGSSDRLVDLMEEGWDVAIRAGRLRDSLLIARKLASLTAVVCASPDYLKKRGVPRTIADLKHHVCVGYTLSATGGGKVWRFGTKGDIDVPVQGVLYADNGDTLVAAAVAGQGLVYGPTFIAAPALEDGRLERVELEVPLVDMGAVYAVTHPNRRPAAKTRAWIEYLVEEMPKQQHCL from the coding sequence ATGGCTGACCGCTTAAAAGGCATTGAAGTATTCACCCGTGCGATGAATGAAGGCGGCCTTTCGGCCGCTTCGCGAAGCCTCGGCATATCACCAGCTATGGCGGCAAAGCATATGGACGCCCTTGAAGCCCGCCTAGGCGTAACGCTGGTTCATCGCACCACGCGAAAACTGAGCCTTACTGAGGCAGGCCGGCGCTTTCTGGATGAAGCCACCCGACTGCTCGCTGAACTGTCTGATGCGGAGGCTGAGGCATCAGCCAGCACCATGGCTGTTGAAGGCCTTCTGCGGGTCGCGGTCCCGGTTTCATTTGGAACCATCAACATTGCGCCCATCTTGCCCGCTTTCAGCGCGCGCTATCCATTACTGACGGTCGAGTTGGGATCGAGCGATCGTTTGGTCGATCTGATGGAAGAGGGCTGGGACGTCGCCATTCGTGCCGGCAGGCTCAGAGATAGCTTACTCATCGCTCGCAAACTGGCGTCGCTGACGGCCGTTGTCTGTGCTTCGCCGGACTATCTCAAAAAACGAGGCGTCCCTCGGACGATTGCCGACCTTAAGCATCATGTCTGCGTTGGATACACACTATCTGCCACAGGAGGCGGCAAGGTTTGGCGTTTCGGCACCAAGGGCGACATTGATGTGCCTGTCCAGGGCGTGCTGTATGCTGACAATGGCGACACTCTTGTTGCAGCTGCTGTTGCCGGCCAAGGGCTAGTGTATGGGCCAACCTTCATCGCGGCTCCAGCATTGGAAGATGGTCGACTGGAAAGAGTGGAACTGGAGGTTCCGCTGGTCGACATGGGAGCGGTCTATGCCGTAACCCATCCTAACAGGCGCCCAGCTGCCAAGACCCGCGCGTGGATCGAATATCTGGTAGAGGAGATGCCAAAGCAGCAGCACTGCTTATAG
- the rlmN gene encoding 23S rRNA (adenine(2503)-C(2))-methyltransferase RlmN — protein MVTLLKSAEPVAASYIPNDTRRSLVGLSREQLTEILGEVGVPEKQRRMRMRQLWHWIYNRGYTEFSRMTDISKDMQRKLDEMFVIGRPEVVTEQISSDGTRKWLLRLAPDERGQRHEIETVYIPEEDRGTLCISSQVGCTLTCTFCHTGTQKLVRNLTAGEIAGQIMLARDKIKDWPADLEANPQPPSSGRYVTNVVLMGMGEPLYNFDNVKGAIDIASDGEGLSLSKRRITLSTSGVVPEIVRAGDEIGSSLAISLHGTTDEVRNKLVPLNKKYPIKELLEACRNYPGSSNARRITFEYVMLKGVNDTKEDAKRLVQLLKGIPAKVNLIPFNPWPGTAYECSEWDVIEAFAEILNNAGYASPVRTPRGRDIMAACGQLKSESQKVRASERTKAEASL, from the coding sequence ATGGTTACACTTTTGAAATCAGCGGAACCTGTTGCCGCCTCCTATATCCCCAATGACACGCGCCGTTCGCTGGTCGGGCTGTCCCGCGAACAGTTGACGGAAATCCTGGGCGAAGTCGGCGTGCCGGAGAAGCAGCGCCGCATGCGCATGCGCCAGCTGTGGCATTGGATCTATAATCGCGGCTATACCGAATTTTCGCGGATGACGGATATCTCGAAAGATATGCAGCGCAAGCTGGATGAGATGTTCGTGATCGGAAGGCCCGAAGTGGTGACCGAGCAGATTTCATCCGATGGCACGCGCAAATGGCTGCTGCGCCTGGCCCCTGATGAGCGCGGCCAGCGGCATGAGATCGAAACGGTTTACATTCCGGAAGAAGACCGCGGTACCTTGTGCATTTCGTCACAAGTCGGCTGCACGCTCACTTGCACCTTCTGCCACACCGGCACGCAGAAGCTGGTGCGCAATTTGACGGCGGGCGAAATCGCCGGGCAGATCATGCTGGCGCGCGACAAGATCAAGGATTGGCCGGCGGACCTTGAAGCCAATCCGCAGCCGCCGTCTTCAGGCCGCTATGTCACCAATGTGGTGCTGATGGGCATGGGCGAGCCGCTCTATAATTTCGACAATGTGAAGGGTGCAATCGACATTGCCTCGGATGGCGAGGGCCTGTCGCTGTCGAAGCGCCGCATCACGCTGTCCACGTCCGGCGTGGTGCCGGAGATTGTGCGCGCCGGTGATGAGATCGGTTCGTCGCTGGCGATTTCGCTGCACGGTACGACGGATGAGGTGCGTAACAAGCTGGTGCCGCTGAACAAGAAATATCCAATCAAGGAATTGCTGGAGGCCTGCCGCAACTATCCGGGCTCATCCAACGCGCGCCGCATCACGTTTGAATATGTGATGCTGAAGGGTGTGAATGATACGAAGGAAGACGCCAAGCGGCTGGTGCAGTTGCTGAAGGGCATTCCGGCGAAGGTGAATCTCATACCATTCAACCCCTGGCCGGGCACGGCGTATGAGTGCAGCGAGTGGGATGTGATCGAGGCCTTTGCCGAGATCCTGAACAACGCCGGCTATGCCAGCCCGGTGCGCACGCCGCGCGGCAGGGATATCATGGCCGCATGTGGCCAGCTGAAAAGCGAGAGCCAAAAAGTGCGTGCCAGCGAGCGGACGAAGGCGGAAGCGTCGCTTTAA
- a CDS encoding NAD(P)H-dependent oxidoreductase: MKTALTLSGSIRKGSYNHILQLHMGRKLRETGYEVTDLNLADYPMPIFNQDLEAEHTPEAAGQLAKMFAAADVVFIASPEHNAGATALIVNTISWVSRQKHDQWGHAVWGIGAVSAGKYGGIAGIQHLRDSLSKLGALLAPTLLGIGPSSSAFDANGDPLEDSIKWKVGQMVKELTQFSRGNK, encoded by the coding sequence GTGAAAACTGCTCTGACTCTCTCTGGTTCAATCCGCAAAGGTTCCTACAATCACATTTTGCAGCTCCACATGGGCCGGAAGCTGCGTGAAACAGGCTACGAGGTTACTGATCTCAATCTTGCCGATTATCCGATGCCGATCTTCAATCAGGATCTGGAAGCAGAACACACTCCTGAAGCAGCCGGCCAACTCGCCAAAATGTTTGCGGCGGCCGATGTCGTGTTCATTGCTTCTCCAGAACACAACGCCGGCGCGACAGCGCTCATCGTGAACACTATCAGTTGGGTTTCCCGACAGAAGCACGACCAATGGGGCCATGCGGTCTGGGGCATTGGCGCTGTTTCAGCGGGCAAGTATGGCGGCATCGCCGGCATCCAGCATCTGCGGGACTCACTTAGCAAGCTGGGAGCCCTTCTCGCACCCACTTTGCTCGGCATCGGGCCGTCCAGCAGTGCCTTCGATGCGAACGGCGATCCGCTTGAGGATTCTATCAAATGGAAAGTGGGTCAGATGGTGAAAGAGCTGACTCAGTTTTCGCGCGGTAACAAATAA
- a CDS encoding SDR family oxidoreductase: protein MSEKTILITGCSSGIGYACAHGLKSRGWRVFATVRNLGDKKRLEAEGLEVLVIDYADSASLKAAVKDISNRTGGTLYALFNNGAYGQVGAVEDLPRAVLEKQFASNFFGWHELATLCLPLMRAHGTGRIVQCSSVLGIVAMKWRGAYNASKFAIEGLSDTMRLELQGSGIFVSTIEPGPIQSRFVESAMKAFESNIDETKSHYTEAYARQRARLGRGGSGRFKLGPEAVLEKLIHALEAKRPRAHYYVTIPTHIMGVARRIMPQRMLDWFVAKMSDQ, encoded by the coding sequence ATGAGCGAGAAAACCATACTCATCACCGGTTGTTCGTCCGGCATTGGCTATGCCTGCGCGCATGGGTTAAAAAGCCGGGGCTGGCGCGTCTTCGCCACGGTACGCAATTTGGGCGACAAGAAGCGCCTGGAGGCCGAAGGCCTTGAAGTTCTGGTGATTGACTATGCTGACAGCGCTTCGCTCAAAGCCGCCGTGAAGGACATTTCCAACCGTACAGGCGGCACGCTCTACGCCCTGTTCAACAATGGCGCTTATGGCCAGGTGGGCGCGGTGGAGGATTTGCCCCGCGCCGTGCTGGAGAAACAATTCGCGTCCAATTTCTTCGGCTGGCATGAATTGGCCACGCTCTGCTTGCCCTTGATGCGCGCGCATGGCACAGGCCGGATCGTGCAATGTTCTTCGGTGTTGGGCATCGTCGCGATGAAATGGCGCGGCGCCTATAACGCCTCGAAATTCGCTATCGAAGGCCTGAGCGACACAATGCGCCTTGAGCTGCAAGGCTCCGGCATTTTCGTCTCGACGATTGAGCCCGGCCCCATCCAGTCGCGCTTTGTGGAAAGTGCGATGAAGGCTTTCGAGAGCAACATCGACGAAACCAAATCGCATTATACCGAAGCCTATGCCCGCCAGCGCGCGCGTCTGGGGCGCGGCGGTTCAGGCCGCTTCAAGCTTGGCCCGGAAGCCGTTCTGGAAAAGCTGATCCATGCGCTGGAAGCCAAACGCCCGCGCGCGCATTATTATGTAACCATCCCCACCCATATCATGGGTGTGGCGCGGCGCATTATGCCGCAGCGGATGCTGGACTGGTTTGTTGCTAAGATGTCGGACCAATGA